A stretch of DNA from Lodderomyces elongisporus chromosome 4, complete sequence:
CATTTAGCACACCCTTGTACGATTTATTGGAAAGTTCATTGAATATATGAACATCTCCAAACTGTATGGCAATCCGTTCAATGTGTCTGACAAATGCCTCTTGCGATGCCTCAAATGAACGGGGAAATAATATCTTTTTACCATTTGCCGCCAAGAGCCCCTTTGTTGTAAAGCTATTTTCGAGCTCCCAATACATTGGTGCATTTCCTCGTATCAAAACATATGAGAGACAAAACTTGTCCGTGTATAAAACAATTTCAGATTCAAGGTAATTCGATACGTAGCCATTTCCATCACAGCCCCAGTCGCCAAATAGTGGTCCTTCTTTGGCGCAACTTTGCTTTGATATTAATGTCATCATAGCCTCTTCCCCGCCTATTTGAGTATTTACTGTCTTGGCATAGCCACGTACAATAATCGTTAAGAAACCCGATTGGTcaatttgcttttgttcaGATGCCGTAAGTCTGTTTCTAAACTCTAGTAACTCTCCAAGCATGAATTTGTTCCAATGGAACTGCTCAAAATATGCAGAGTCTGCAATGAGTCGAAAATCTGTCCTTCCAAATCCCCGCTCTTGTATAGTTGACGTTATatcaaattgttttgaGTAGTAAAAGGCTCCACTTGACAAAAGCTTTCTCACTGAAGATGCTGGATATTTCACCCTTTCACTTTCCAGATGGCCCAGACTTTCATAGTTCCTATTTAGTAGGTAGTCATACTCGTCATTATTCAAGCAATAAAACTCAGTACCCAAGAttctatatattttttcatcCGCTGTAGGCGACGCAACAAAATCGTCATTCGTTATAAAACCCAAGtagattttgtttttcaagcTAAGCAAACCAAGAAATCCAATCAATTTACTATTCTTGGGAGTTACATCTCGAAATGCACTAAGATTTATAAAATCTTTCAACACAAACTCAACTAGCACTTTGCTTGAATCTTTACCATTATCTTTATTGTGTTTATGGCCATGGAGAAAATTACGTAAACTTCGGTGCTTATATGTTGGGTTAGGATGTCTTATTACCAATGCATGGGTACTGGTGGTGATAACAAAAGTTCTAGGTTTTTCATTGAGATATAATCTCATTATGTAGATGAGCTTGAATTGattgtttgattgtttctttgttttcccCCCTCTTTTTTCGTAGTGTTGTGGTAATGCTATATTATCTTACGTTAAGTTATGttatgttatgtctggtttggtttggttattttgtttattttgttttcaaacttGAGTTGCAACCTTTTGTTTGGCAATCTCTCAATAGTAGAGAGTGCGCAAATCGAggatatatacatacatacttttatatatataaactttgcgcaaaacaaaataagtACTTTCCTAACAGATGACTACACTTTTATatggatatatatatatatatatatatatattcataaATACAATTAagtttttattatttactTGGTGCCCTCCTGGCTCGCACATGCAGCAGTAGCCACCATCAGCTATTGCCTCACCCCCCCTCACAATTGCTCCAACTATGAGTAAATTCAGTAATCCCGCCTATATTTATGCGactttctttgtcttcttttgtttcaaatgTCCTTCAGGGATCCAATTGACATCGTAGCCGGAAGCACCTGTGGTGGTAGTTGAAACACCTGTACCTGCTGGAACCGAAGTCACAGCAGTAGTCTTTTTAACTTTGACTGGTGCTGTTCCTTGAATATACTTTTTGCCCCAGATTTGGTATGCCAAGTAAGCGATACCAGCAAAGGATGCCAACAATACCAATTCCAAAAAGATCAATCTTGGatcaaagaaagaaatactTTTATCAGCAACGGTGGCCAATTGACCACGGCATGGAATGACCTTGATCAATTCGTCGTGGGCAAAAAACACTTGTGGAATCAATTCGTAATTGTTTGGTATAACATCAATACCGATATTTTGTTCGAAAGAAGCAGATTGTCCAGGTGGAATCGAGAGAGGACCAACTCGACCCTGGGTCAAATTGGTGACAATCTCATTAGTAACTGGGTTAGTGAATTGACCAGTAACACCAATCACCGTgacttctttctcttcattATTGACAATGTTGTATTTCAAAGTGACTTCATCTCCATTTGTCCATTGAGCAACATCGTTCTTGGTGACCTCAGGGGTTTGCACAATCTGGTACTCAATAAGGATATCGACAAATTGCTTTTCGGCAGTTTCGTAGCCGACGACTGTGGCAATTGAAGCAGCTGCAGCTGCCAAAAGTGTAAAGACCTTCATTTTTGTCTTGGgttatgtatgtatgtgtgtatgtatgtatatatatctatatctaAATtcgtgtatatatatgaatgtATGTGTAAATATGTGTTTGCTTTGTTGGTGAAGGTAATCTCTCTCGTCTTTCagagttttcttttttttttttttttttttttttttctggattttaatttttttatgaaAAATTACAGCCACGTAAATATTCTTGACTACTTTGTATTCACACACCCCAGGTATCCAATACaccacaatttttttgcagaGAAGTAGATCTAACTAAGCTATGGAAATAATTAGTATATACTAATTGGAGGCAATAATAGCAAACAACACACTCGGAGCCAAAGTGTGTAGTAAATATTATAGGaatttacatatatatatgtatatatgtgtgtttTGATGATTAAGATACTTATTCGCAGTAATAGaaagtttctttttgaagcTAATCATTTGCCTTTCATGTAGCTTTTATTGCAACCTTTAAGCTTAATACTGCTTGGTCGTGAAGGTTAAGCAGTTTGGATGCGATCTTCGTTTGGTCTATGCTTGTCGCGCGACATTTTCCAAGCCACTAGCGCGatactttttaatttttttttgcttcctcttcttcttcttcttcttcttcttcttctcccgCGAAACATGAGAAACCTCGTATGAGATCaatatttataaatattCAAATATTGTTGTACGAGCCCTTGAGTAAAATAACTCACTTTTTATTTAGCTAGTGTGACATGAAGGGGATAAAGCGATAGCacattttccaaaagaaatttagaaaccaaaaaaaaagaagaaaaagaaaaagaaacaaaatctgataaaccaaaagaatagtagaagaaaaaggaaaaagagcaaaggCAGGAAAAGTTTAAAACGCATTATATATCTTTCTCCGAAAAAAACATGCTACGAACTTCATTTATAAAAGACTCCACAGTCAGAACTCGATGTTTGGCAACCTCTATACGTTCGAATGATGCTCTCTACAAGCtgcaaaaagaattacTTGCAGATCCCAATTGGGCATAtgaaagagcaaaaagaaggaatagACAAAGGCTCAAAGAGTATGATCAAGCAGTAATTGCATCTCGACAGTATTTGCAACATCGAGAGAATGTTTTGAAGCTTTTGGGTAAGAGTGACAACATTAAAGCTTTATTTACCGCAAATGATggtttttgcaaaactGATAATTACGATGAAGTATGCAAGAGACTTGGCGCAGAGCCCTTACAGTATAATGATATTGAAATGAGAAATACCATAATGCTTGTATGCACAATGTTATTGGAAAATATCATGGTGGagatgaaattgaataCATTGAGAGgtgaaaatggaaacaaCGAGGAGCAGAACTTAACTGAGCTTATGGCCAGCCTAAGGTCCAGTGAcgaatttttttccttataCCGGTATAGGACCAACTTTTATCATTTTAAATCGTCACAGTTCCTCAACTACTCTGATTCTGAACTCGGCCCAGAGATTGATTCCAATAATGTGGTCAAGTTTCTTTTGAGTGAATACGATGATACTGAAATACTAAACAATTTAGACAAGGTTTTCAAAAAGTATAAACTGATAATATCGACGATCggcaccagcaccaacgCTGATACTGCCCACATCAATTTAGCACAACAGATTATCAACACTTTGACTGCACCCCACCGTTGCATTCCAACAGTGAAGATTTGGGCATACTTGATTGATGAATTGGGGAAAGTCGGTCTCACCAATTACCAGCAAATAATCTACCTCTCAATGTTTCAGTACAAGCATGCGCCATCAGTCTTGGCCAAACCATCTGAAGCTACCAACACCATCACAGCCCCATTAATGGCCGatcattttcttcatttaaTACAACAGGACCCAAACATGTTGTCGACATTGCTACAGTATCAAGTCCCACGTAAAGATTATGGCATGTTTGTTGaattactttcttttttgaagtTGGATAGAGTAGCAGCGGAGACGATGGTTATCAAGTCACCACTCTTTTCACGATCAAGTTGCAAGAGCCCCAAAGTTATACCAGGCTCAGTATTGGACATTACGGGTCTAACAATATCTCGAGGTTGCATGTATCTGATTATGCGATCAACGATTGATATTGGACTTTTTGAATACTTGGACTTGCTATTTGACAAGATTGTGCTTCATTCGATGGATAAAGATAATATAGAATTGCACTATACACAGGTTGTGCCAGTTGAAGGGAAGGTTTTTGATcttgaattgtttttgatcATGTTAGATGCAGCATTGAAATCAAATGATATGGGACGATTAGTGTGGTTGCTACCATTCATAGATGAGTACATTACAGATAATAAAGGACAGGTGCCAAAAGTGTTGCGACAAAAATTATTCGAAAGCTTGACGTTTTTCAAGTTGGAGGGAAAATTGAAGACTTACAAAAGCGTGTTTAGCAAAGTAGAAAAACCTGTCGCTTCGCCTTCTGTATCTTAACGATATTGGTATTACGAGTATTTATAGTTAATAGCTAGTGCATCTGAACGTGTCACTAATATGAACCTCCCCAATCATAAAACAGCATTTCTGCCCACTTTTTCCCATTCCTTAAGTCTAGCATTGGTTAAGGCCAAAATAGAACCAATTTGCATattgaaattaaaacaatttgttttgtcgTTGCTGTATATTGCAagatcatcatcatctacTTTACaatctttgtctttttcccTTATAGATGGATCAACACGTTTGTTGTGCACAAATTTCTGAGTCGTTTTGTTGAAACCATCAACACTATTTGGATATCTCGACTTTTCAAATGCACTTTGACTCTGCAATGTCGTATCCAATGTACAAAGGTCATTTTTTCCCATTTCTTGCTGAATTTCTTCATTAGCCACGAGGCATTCAACCAATGccaaaaaaagtgcaacattgaattgaaatttttggAAATGGTTGTCGAAGGAGGGAGATGTGAATATTGTCATTAGACAAACGAAAATGTCATCCAAAAGGGATGCTTCTGCTGAAACTAAATCATTAtaatactttttatttttggtaCACGTTTTGCACGATTTTTTGGCGTTGCCAATTTTAGCAGAACAGTTTCTTGACACTgattttgttatttgtgGTTTTTCGGGCATTTTGATTGTTAATTTAATatgtttttaaattttgtCTCAATTCTTGTTGCAAATTATTAAAGAtgatgtatatatatatttttttattgcttttaagaaaatcaaagaatACGCTTATTCTTGTAGATAATGCTGCTCAATTTCTTTAATGAATAATCACCAAAGACagtttaaaaaaatcaattgatACAAGAAGTTCTATGATTGAGtgtttgattgtttgtgtttaatcgcgtgtatgtatatgttcATGTCCATGTCTGTGTGTTTGTGCttgtgtgtatatgttGCATGAGAAATCATTTATTCCaattttgttgcaaaaaaagaagaaaaaatgtaaattgcaatgaaaagtaaaattgAGATGAAGTATCTACTCTCAAAGAGTTCTCTTCTTTCCACAAAAGATAGCAAactgtatatatatatatatatatatatatatttatataaagaaaatgtaCCATTGTATACATGgaaattacaaaacaatatatacgtatatatatataaatacatatattaaCAAGCTTATCAATTCTAAATGTCTATACTAATACTTTATACACACAATTTAGCAAAAGCTAAAAgcagaagaaagaaagctTCAAAATTAGTGATTAGAAAgtaggaaagaaaaaaaaaaacgggAAATCTGCATTAcacaatttcttcttcttcttcttcttttcttttttttcttcttctcctaacggatatatttcttttcgaAATATCGGGTGATATTGAAACCAAtgaatgcaaatgcaaatgccaACTCGAATGCAATATCTCCACCGTAGTCTCCAATTTGTTTAGCAATGACACCAGAGTACCATGTTTGGTTCATACCGACAACAACACCGGCCACACCACAACAGAAACCAAAGGTTCCTGCTAATCCAATTGGGTATGCTTGCTTGTTTTGGTATTGGGTGTAGTCGTAAGCTCTAAAGTTACCCTTGTGCCAGATAAAATGCGAACTCAACATCAAGGATTCGTAAATGGCCAAGTAGTACGAGACCAAGTTCATGAAATTCTCCATCACGGATTCAAACTTGTAGTAAGCTGGGATACAGATAGCCAAGGTAGCACCATTACCTACAAAAGTCCAAACAATACGAGGAACTTTGGCCATTGGTGACCAGAAAGTTTGTGCACTCAAGGCCATTGAGTACATATTTGGGATATTATTGGCAACGGTTGATAAGGccaacacaacacaacaaaATTGTCCAAATCCGTGCAATGAATCAACAACCAAAATACCGTAAACTAAGCCACCAACTGAGTTTTCGGCATAGAGTTGAGCCCATTCTGGCTTATTCGCGATACCGGTTGCACAAGCAGCACCCAAGATCAATGTAGCAACCAATGGCAAAAAGAGACCCAAGAAAATGGCAAAAAAGATCTTGACCAAGTTTGCGTTTCTTGGTTGGTAAACAGTATAATCTGAGGCGTAAGAGGTCCAACCAGTAGCGAAACCAAATACGGTACCGCCAAAACTCAAGACATTACCGGCAGTAGTTTCGCCACCGACAAATGCATCGCTGGAAAAGGTGCCGCTTCTGGCAAATTGGACAATGATGACAATAAAGATGGCGAAATTTGGCACCCAAGCCCATTTCTCGTAAAGATGGATCACGTGGTAGCCAAAGAAGGTGACCAAGATGGTGCACACAACCAAGATCAAACATCCAGCCCAGGGAGGCAATAAGCCGTTGTTAACAATGTGCAACAATTGAGCACTTGACATGATATTCACAGCACCCCAACCCACACAGGCAACAACATTTATAAAACTAAAGATACGCACGGGGATATCACCAATCATGAATCTCGACAAGATGATTTGTCTCAATCCCAATGGCGGACCAAAACATGAAAAGTAGGCAACGGTGAAGTTACCCAACGCACTGAAAAAGATAATGACCAAGACTGCTTGGCCAAACGCAAGGTCAAACACGGTGATACCCAATGCACCAAGAGCAAAAGTGGCGATGACCAAGTTGGCACTGAGCCACATGGAGGCTGAATTCCACAAGGAGGTATCGGTTTTCTCTTCGTCGGTGACCAAGTCGAGACCTTTAGTCTCTGCACCCAACTTGTGGGCCCAACGGTCAATGATGTGGACGTGGGCGTCGTGGACCTCGGCATCGCTAGCCGAGGTGGGCGAGTTAACTTCATAAGAGTTGAGTGAGTTCTTCTCTGCTGCCAAAGcaatattcttttctgGATCGTAGCtcattgttttcaaaaggGATACTGAAAggtgaaaaacaaagtcgCTGTTTCTTTAGGTggtttatataaaaatgTGATAATACTTGTGATAAGGTTGCttttatgtatatatatatatgtatatgtatatgtatatgtatatatatatatataaataattcgtttttttgattcttgcaactcaaaaattgaaaggGAATTTCAAAGTAATATATTAGGTGGAGGTGGATTATGTATATTTACTCAGGATGAAAGGGAGTCTAGTGAAGTAAATATATAGGAGGTGatttgtggtggtggtggtaggtTAATGGTAAAGGGTTGACTAATATATTTGATTAAAATTCTGGGTAAACTGCTTTTCGTAGCACAAGAGATGGAGGCACTGACCTGGTCTTTATATATTAATTGATCTGGAGTGTAATACTGATAAgataagaaagaagaggaagaagaggaaaagaggaaaagaggaaaagaggaaaagaggaaaagaggaaaagaaaaggaaaagaagaagaaaaatgggAATGGAATGGGATAGGTATGAGTAAGATCTGCAATCCATTTATCAAACCAAAAttaagataaaaaaaattttttttttttcctattcttcttcttctttttattgtctttctctttaGTATAGTCAAAACGCACAATAATAAAGggtaaaaaaacaatccaTGCTATGCCCTAGACTGAGATTATCCAGAGCATCGCTAAAATTTCCGCATTGCTTCACAATCAAAGAGACTTTTGTCAtgcatttttcttttttttttattaatattttttttttaattttggtttctcttttcataTATAATCTTATCTGCATATGAGGCATGGACCGTTTCTCGCCGACCTGGATTATTTACAATAGTAGTTTAtgaaagaaggaggaggaagagagaaggaggagaTGGAAAGGAGTGGGTGTAAACCTATTGTTCCATTGGAGTAAGAGATAAGAAACGACATCAACAATAGGTAAACTGTGAGTGCTATTATAGTGGCAAGTGAGATGAGGATGCGCTAGATCCAacggaagaagaagaagttgaagaa
This window harbors:
- the FCY21 gene encoding Purine-cytosine permease fcy21; its protein translation is MSYDPEKNIALAAEKNSLNSYEVNSPTSASDAEVHDAHVHIIDRWAHKLGAETKGLDLVTDEEKTDTSLWNSASMWLSANLVIATFALGALGITVFDLAFGQAVLVIIFFSALGNFTVAYFSCFGPPLGLRQIILSRFMIGDIPVRIFSFINVVACVGWGAVNIMSSAQLLHIVNNGLLPPWAGCLILVVCTILVTFFGYHVIHLYEKWAWVPNFAIFIVIIVQFARSGTFSSDAFVGGETTAGNVLSFGGTVFGFATGWTSYASDYTVYQPRNANLVKIFFAIFLGLFLPLVATLILGAACATGIANKPEWAQLYAENSVGGLVYGILVVDSLHGFGQFCCVVLALSTVANNIPNMYSMALSAQTFWSPMAKVPRIVWTFVGNGATLAICIPAYYKFESVMENFMNLVSYYLAIYESLMLSSHFIWHKGNFRAYDYTQYQNKQAYPIGLAGTFGFCCGVAGVVVGMNQTWYSGVIAKQIGDYGGDIAFELAFAFAFIGFNITRYFEKKYIR
- the IRC22 gene encoding Increased recombination centers protein 22, encoding MKVFTLLAAAAASIATVVGYETAEKQFVDILIEYQIVQTPEVTKNDVAQWTNGDEVTLKYNIVNNEEKEVTVIGVTGQFTNPVTNEIVTNLTQGRVGPLSIPPGQSASFEQNIGIDVIPNNYELIPQVFFAHDELIKVIPCRGQLATVADKSISFFDPRLIFLELVLLASFAGIAYLAYQIWGKKYIQGTAPVKVKKTTAVTSVPAGTGVSTTTTGASGYDVNWIPEGHLKQKKTKKVA